A stretch of DNA from Lachnospiraceae bacterium:
GCGCCTTCAAAATGGCCGGCACATGATTTTCCGCATTCACCATGACCCAGCCGTGGCAGTGCTCCTCCATGCAGTGACCGTCATCGGTAGCAATGCCGAAAATGCGCTGTCCCTGCCCTAGCAGTTCATCCCAGTAGGGCGCATTATAATCCATCTCATTGCCCATCACGCAGCCAGTGTTCCAGATCTCCATCGCAAAGTTGCCGCGCAGCTGATCAAAATAGCGCGCCGGCGTGCCGCTCCACTCAGGGTGGCAGTACACCGTCAGGTTGCCGTTTTCATGCAGCCAGTCAAGATAAGGCTGGTATTCCTGCTGATTCGTCGCCTGGCCGCTTTCAAAGGTCTGATCCTGCGTAAAGCCATTTCGCTCATCATCATAGCCGAGGCATACCGTATGAAAGCAGCGAAAGCCATGGCCATTTTCAAAGGTAGCGTCAAACTCCATGCCGGGCACGATGGTAATGTTTGTTTCCGGCGCATAGTTTTTAAAATTGTAGCAGCGATGGTCAGTCAGTGCCATGAAGTCATAGCCGTTCTGCACATGAAAACGAATCGTCTCCTCCGGCGTAGTCTTACTGTCAGAACGTGTGGTATGGCAGTGCAGCGCGCCCTTCAGCATGGGCCGCGCTTCATGAAAAGCAGCTTGTCGAATGATCATATCAGAGCTCTCCTTTGTTTTAAATTGCAGGGATTATATATCAGGCAGGGGGCAAAGTCAACCCCTATTTCACCTTATTTTGCGGATACGAATCAACGATCATTACCGCCGTTTTCATCCACTGCTGCAGCGTGCTAAACTCCGAGAGACTCTCTAAGCTGCGGATCTTCTCGCTTGCCAGATACTGCGGCTCATACCGGCCGTCCTGCCAGCGAAACTGAAAGCGCTCATAGCCCATCAGGCGCTCCATGCGCATGCTACGGTCGAGCAGAAGGCTAAAGCTTCCGTCCGCCTCTGGGCACAGATAGAGCGCCATGCGTGAGTCCGTATTTCCAAAAATGCGGATGCGGCGCTGCCAGAGGCTCTGCAGCTCGCCGCTAGGCGCAAGCGCAGTCACCTCCAATTTGGCAATGGTATGCGCCTGATCGTCCCATTGGAAGGTCAGCAGTTCGTTTTGGCCGTCCGCTGTCAGGTCGGCAAAGCAGAAGC
This window harbors:
- a CDS encoding CehA/McbA family metallohydrolase gives rise to the protein MIIRQAAFHEARPMLKGALHCHTTRSDSKTTPEETIRFHVQNGYDFMALTDHRCYNFKNYAPETNITIVPGMEFDATFENGHGFRCFHTVCLGYDDERNGFTQDQTFESGQATNQQEYQPYLDWLHENGNLTVYCHPEWSGTPARYFDQLRGNFAMEIWNTGCVMGNEMDYNAPYWDELLGQGQRIFGIATDDGHCMEEHCHGWVMVNAENHVPAILKALSEGAFYSSCGPVIHDFYVEDGIAHICCEPCSRIQFISERHPTRMQTGDGLTHAELDLRGQYDYIRVSVVDAEGRRAWTNPIFL